The genomic region TATTCAGCATCTACCAACCTCAAAAAATGAATGAGCGGATAATCTTTCACCGGATTTGGGATAAAAACTTCATCACCCTGATCCGAAAAGAGCGGCAGCTCGCGCAAGCCAGCATGCGAGAGCAAGGCTCTAAAAGAAAAGTCCCGCCGCTTGATCATATTGCCATTAACCGGCGACCACTCTGAAAAAATAATGGGCTTAGCATTATCTCCCACAGTTTGCAGAGATAAGGCATCACCGCAGATAATATTTTTTTTGAGTACATACTGAACCGTAGCCTTGCACTCTGACTTTACCGATATCTTATAGAGCGAATCATATCGTTCATTAAAAAGAGCCAAAAGCCTTTCTCTGCATTTGTCTACATTATCTTCCAAGAGATCGATGCCATAGACACTGGTAACTGCCAAAATGGCATAACGTTCAAACTCTAACTGACTCTTGCCATATCGGGACTCAACAATAGTCAGTTTCCTTTTTAAAACCTCAGCCAAAAAATTCCCCGTACCACAGGCGGGTTCTAGAAAACGCGATTCAATTCGTCCTGTCTCTTGTTTCACCAGGTCCAACATGGCATTAACTTCACGTTCGTTCGTGTAGACCTCGCCATGATCCACAACCCTTTTTCTTGAGACAACTTGACTGTCTGGGTTGTTTGTTGGTTCTAGCTCTTCTTTACACATTAATTGACTCATTATGTTCCTTACATTTTTCTACCAAATCAACTCTCACTTTTTTGTTGTCCCTCTTAAAGCTTTCCCAACCACCTCCACAAAAGGCCTTACGCTTTCATAAATCTCTACCTGCAACACTTTGATTCTGGCAGGATCGCCCGGTGCCATGAATGTGGCAGCCCAGAAGGGACCTGTTGCGTTGGCGTTGGGAAATTTGGCACAGATTCCTTTTAAGCCTTCGCAAATCAGTTTGTTCCCGATGTGCGGTTTGATTTCTTCGAGACATGACTCAGGGCCTTCTTTGTAATGGGCAAGAACGGAGTAAATATCGTAGGCATCCTTTTCCTTGTAGCGCTCTGAAATGGTGATGCCTTTCATCGTGAGAATACTCACAACATTG from Deltaproteobacteria bacterium harbors:
- a CDS encoding SAM-dependent DNA methyltransferase — translated: MCKEELEPTNNPDSQVVSRKRVVDHGEVYTNEREVNAMLDLVKQETGRIESRFLEPACGTGNFLAEVLKRKLTIVESRYGKSQLEFERYAILAVTSVYGIDLLEDNVDKCRERLLALFNERYDSLYKISVKSECKATVQYVLKKNIICGDALSLQTVGDNAKPIIFSEWSPVNGNMIKRRDFSFRALLSHAGLRELPLFSDQGDEVFIPNPVKDYPLIHFLRLVDAE